The following proteins come from a genomic window of Acanthopagrus latus isolate v.2019 chromosome 5, fAcaLat1.1, whole genome shotgun sequence:
- the fsta gene encoding follistatin-A isoform X2, with the protein MFRMLKHHLHPGIFLFFIWLCHLMEHQKVQAGNCWLQQGKNGRCQVLYMPGMSREECCRSGRLGTSWTEEDVPNSTLFRWMIFNGGAPNCIPCKETCDNVDCGPGKRCKMNRRSKPRCVCAPDCSNITWKGPVCGSDGKTYKDECALLKAKCKGHPDLDVQYQGKCKKTCRDVLCPGISTCVVDQTNNAYCVTCNRICPEVMSPEQYLCGNDGIIYASACHLRRATCLLGRSIGVAYEGKCIKAKSCEDIQCSVGKKCLWDARMSRGRCSLCDETCPMSRIDEAVCASDNTTYPSECDMRQAACSMGVLLEVKHSGSCNSITEDQEEDEEDEDSDYMPYVHISSILDG; encoded by the exons ATGTTTAGGATGCTGAAACACCACCTCCACCCGggcatttttctcttcttcataTGGCTTTGTCACCTCATGGAACATCAAAAAGTTCAAG CTGGGAACTGCTGGTTGCAGCAGGGGAAGAACGGGAGGTGCCAGGTGCTCTACATGCCCGGGATGAGCAGAGAGGAGTGCTGTCGGAGTGGAAGGCTGGGGACGTCCTGGACCGAGGAGGACGTCCCCAACAGCACGCTCTTTAGGTGGATGATCTTCAATGGCGGAGCCCCCAATTGCATACCTTGCAAAG AAACCTGCGATAATGTTGACTGTGGGCCCGGGAAGAGGTGCAAGATGAATAGAAGAAGCAAGCCGCGCTGCGTGTGCGCACCAGACTGCTCCAACATCACCTGGAAGGGACCAGTGTGCGGCTCGGATGGAAAGACGTACAAAGACGAATGCGCCCTGCTGAAAGCAAAATGCAAAGGCCACCCCGACCTGGACGTGCAGTACCAGGGGAAGTGCAAGA AAACGTGCCGTGACGTCTTGTGCCCCGGCATCTCCACATGCGTCGTGGACCAGACAAACAACGCATATTGTGTGACGTGTAATCGGATTTGCCCCGAGGTGATGTCGCCCGAGCAGTACCTGTGTGGAAACGACGGGATCATCTATGCCAGCGCGTGTCACCTGAGAAGAGCTACCTGTCTCCTCGGCAGATCCATTGGAGTGGCATACGAGGGAAAATGCATCA AGGCCAAGTCGTGTGAGGACATCCAGTGCAGCGTGGGGAAAAAGTGTCTGTGGGATGCTCGGATGAGCCGGGGTCGCTGCTCGCTGTGCGATGAGACCTGTCCAATGAGCAGGATCGACGAGGCAGTGTGCGCCAGCGACAACACCACATATCCCAGCGAATGTGACATGAGGCAAGCTGCTTGTTCGATGGGGGTGCTGCTGGAGGTCAAGCACTCGGGATCTTGCAACT CCATTACAGAagaccaggaggaggatgaggaagatgaggactCAGACTACATGCCCTATGTCCATATATCTTCTATACTGGATGGATAG
- the fsta gene encoding follistatin-A isoform X1, which translates to MFRMLKHHLHPGIFLFFIWLCHLMEHQKVQAGNCWLQQGKNGRCQVLYMPGMSREECCRSGRLGTSWTEEDVPNSTLFRWMIFNGGAPNCIPCKGGETCDNVDCGPGKRCKMNRRSKPRCVCAPDCSNITWKGPVCGSDGKTYKDECALLKAKCKGHPDLDVQYQGKCKKTCRDVLCPGISTCVVDQTNNAYCVTCNRICPEVMSPEQYLCGNDGIIYASACHLRRATCLLGRSIGVAYEGKCIKAKSCEDIQCSVGKKCLWDARMSRGRCSLCDETCPMSRIDEAVCASDNTTYPSECDMRQAACSMGVLLEVKHSGSCNSITEDQEEDEEDEDSDYMPYVHISSILDG; encoded by the exons ATGTTTAGGATGCTGAAACACCACCTCCACCCGggcatttttctcttcttcataTGGCTTTGTCACCTCATGGAACATCAAAAAGTTCAAG CTGGGAACTGCTGGTTGCAGCAGGGGAAGAACGGGAGGTGCCAGGTGCTCTACATGCCCGGGATGAGCAGAGAGGAGTGCTGTCGGAGTGGAAGGCTGGGGACGTCCTGGACCGAGGAGGACGTCCCCAACAGCACGCTCTTTAGGTGGATGATCTTCAATGGCGGAGCCCCCAATTGCATACCTTGCAAAGGTGGAG AAACCTGCGATAATGTTGACTGTGGGCCCGGGAAGAGGTGCAAGATGAATAGAAGAAGCAAGCCGCGCTGCGTGTGCGCACCAGACTGCTCCAACATCACCTGGAAGGGACCAGTGTGCGGCTCGGATGGAAAGACGTACAAAGACGAATGCGCCCTGCTGAAAGCAAAATGCAAAGGCCACCCCGACCTGGACGTGCAGTACCAGGGGAAGTGCAAGA AAACGTGCCGTGACGTCTTGTGCCCCGGCATCTCCACATGCGTCGTGGACCAGACAAACAACGCATATTGTGTGACGTGTAATCGGATTTGCCCCGAGGTGATGTCGCCCGAGCAGTACCTGTGTGGAAACGACGGGATCATCTATGCCAGCGCGTGTCACCTGAGAAGAGCTACCTGTCTCCTCGGCAGATCCATTGGAGTGGCATACGAGGGAAAATGCATCA AGGCCAAGTCGTGTGAGGACATCCAGTGCAGCGTGGGGAAAAAGTGTCTGTGGGATGCTCGGATGAGCCGGGGTCGCTGCTCGCTGTGCGATGAGACCTGTCCAATGAGCAGGATCGACGAGGCAGTGTGCGCCAGCGACAACACCACATATCCCAGCGAATGTGACATGAGGCAAGCTGCTTGTTCGATGGGGGTGCTGCTGGAGGTCAAGCACTCGGGATCTTGCAACT CCATTACAGAagaccaggaggaggatgaggaagatgaggactCAGACTACATGCCCTATGTCCATATATCTTCTATACTGGATGGATAG